The following nucleotide sequence is from Pogoniulus pusillus isolate bPogPus1 chromosome 41, bPogPus1.pri, whole genome shotgun sequence.
TTCCTCTGACCTTCCTCTAGAAGGCCTccttggctgcagctcctgaccACATCTCTCCAGGGAAAACAagctcctgggagctgctctgcagcctgtggggtCGGGAAGGAgactgcagctggcagtgctgcctgtgggagcagcaggatttggcagccaggaggtccctgcaggcactgcacagcagctcccaggctgtaACCCacggcacagcagcagcctggctctgggcactgcagggggggctgAAGGAgggggtgctggaggcagcttGGAATTGTCTCTGTGAGGTctgcctgtggcactgctctCCCTTTTGTGCCCTCAGGCCACTCTTATCTCTTGACTTCTGCCCCATCCATGGGGGAAGAGATCccagaggggctggggctgcccagtgctctgccatGAGCCCAGGGTCGCTCCTGCCCTTTGTGCCTTTCTGTGTAAGGCCTGGCCCtgggctcaggctgctgctccgAGCTCCAAGGCTGGCTGGGTCAGGGAGAGGACGCTGGAGGGGGTGACAGATCCCCTCCCTGGCAGACATCTGCCAGGCCCAgatctctcctctctcctggtACCTGCCACAAACTGCTAATTAGACCTCGAGCCCTCGGGGGGTGAAGAGCTTAAAACAGCAAAATGCTGCCTGCtagagaggagcccaacccgAGCAGTGCCTGTGCTCAGGCCTTACACAGAGAGCCAcaagcagctgaggagctggcatCTGCAATGGGAGGCTTGGAGCTGACCTGGTCAGCCCAGCTCCCGGAGCTGATGCCTTCAGTGCCCCCCTGGGTGGCAGGAAAGTGGCACTGGCTCATCGTGGCTCATGGCTAGGTCAGACTCCTGGAACACAGCTGGAAGGAAAGCTTTGGGTGGGAAAGCCTCACACCCTACCCCTGCTGGTAAGGCTAAGAGATCTTCCACTCCAGCTCTCTGGTCTTCCAAGGAtgtttccagcagcctcagggaGAGCAAGTCCTGGTGCCCCTGACATGTCTGAGGTGGAAACAGAACACAGGAAATGAAATGTGAACAGACATCCTCCGGGCTGgcgggggcagggagggctgtgcccctctgcctgccctgtgcctggcacCCCTCAGAGCTACCCCACTCCTCCTCGGGCCAGCGGAACCTgcgcctgcagccctgctgctgcgcCCGGCCGTGCTCCTCACCAGATGATAATGGCCACCAGCCTCATGATGGCCTCGTTGAGGCAGTTAAAGAACTCCCGCAGGGGCCGTCCCTTCTGCTTCATGCTGCCGATCACCAAGCCGAAGCACATGGAGAACACTACCAGCCCCAGCGCGTTCACCCCACTGGCAGAGCCCGGCACGGGAATCACTTCTTCAAAGGTCAGCACCTCGGAGAGGGTCTCCAGGGCCTGGGTGATGTTCTCCAGGACGCCGGTGGCGTTGTCGGGGCTCGGAGTGCTGGTGCCGGCTGCGGTGGCGTTGCCGCTGCGGAGCACAGTCCTGCTGAAGAGCCTGGTGCTGTACTGCGTCTTGTACTGCAACGACACAGCCTGGTGAGCGGCAGCCCCGCGGCTCCTCAGCCGCCCAGCGCAGCGCCCTGGGCTCGCAGCCCCTCCTAAAGGCGTCCTGCCCACCTGCTGCTCGGGAGGGCCCTGGCACTGCGCAGGAGACCAACGCACCCGCGCGGGGCACTGGCAttgctcctcctccagctccccagcttggggctggcaCCGAAAAGTCCACGGAGCTGAAGGCCATGAGGCCATTGCAGCATCTCACATCCCTAGGGCTGATTGGAGCATCTCACATCCCTAGGGCTGATTGGAGCATCTCACATCCCTAGGGCTGAGACCTCCTTCTGATGGGCTTTTGTGCTGCTTCCAAGGGCACTGGCACTGCAGGAGAGCCCAGTTCAGGGAAtctgctgccctggctctgccagCCCAAACCTGCTACCTGGGGTGGCACAAACTCTTCCTGACTGGGGTGGGATGGAGGCTGAAGGCCACCCACAGACAGCTTGAGAAGCTTGTGTGTGGGATGCAGTAACAGAGCCTGACGAGtgcagtgcctcctgcagcagagctgggaggtgaGGGCCATGCAGAGCAATTGCTGCTccatcccctggggcagctggacCACGCCTAGGGCACAGGGTGCAAAGGGCCAGGAGGATCCCATACCTGTTTGAAGCAGGCTTCCACCAGGTTGGGTGGGAACATATTCCTGCagtggaggaaagaaggaaagagttaCTGTCCTGTTTGGCCAGCAAGAAACCATGGGCTGCCTGGCCAGCCCCTCtgagctggagcagtgcctgagccatgggctcaggctgggagagccctttctgcctgcctggcagaggatGGCAACCctcagctggagccaggcagccTCCTGTACCTGTTCAGCCTCCAGAAGGTTGTGTTTCACGAGTGTGGGAAAAGACCACAGGGCCTTTGGCCAAGCATCAGCAGACCCAACTGGTACTGACACACTGCAAGATTTCACATCCTGCCTtgccctcagcccctctggaGCTGTTATCTTGCACCTCAGAAACATAGCTTCAAAGCACCTGAGATGGTGCAGCTCTGCAATCTGCTCTGTGAGGTCACAGCAAGGGAGGGAGAGACAACGTCTCAGGATCCCCTTCCTCagtccccttcctccctttcccttgGGTCAGTGAGGGGATACGAGGAGCAGCCTTCCCAGGCTGAATTTCTGAAGGCTCTGCAGTCATGGatggttttcatttcttgtttgcTGAGCTCACTTTGGCCTCTTGCATTAAAACCTCTcacagaagagagctccaggccaAGTGCTCAGGCTCAGAGTGGCCAAGCCAGAGAACCAGACTGGGCTAGAAGTGGTAGCCTGGGCAAGGCTCACCCACAAACCTCATTCCCTGAGtgtctgcctggggctgtgacACCTCAAAAGGACACTCCATGGAGGAACTTGATCTCAGTGCTCTCAGCCTGAGACCATCTTCTTCACCTACCTCACCAAGTCCATGAAGGCATCTGTGGTCTGCACCTGCTCAATTCTGCCTTCTCGGTGAAGCTTGTCCTTAGAGCCTTTCCCTGGGTGGATGATGATCACCATGAGGATGCCAATGAAGACTGCTATGATGGTGGTCACTGTGTAGTAGATGACAGCTCTCATCCCCATCTTCCCCGAGGCTCTGCCGTCCAGCGAGGCCATGCCTGGGGAGTCACACAGACGGACAGGAGGAGGTTAGttgggagggaaaggggaagcccaaagggggaaggggcagaCACAAAgtgtgcagggcacaggcaggagctggacgAGGAGCTGGGGTCTCCAGGAAGTCTGCAAGGGGCAGACTTTGGAGCTCCAGGGTGATGCTGATATGAGGGAGTGTGGCTGGTGGTCCCAAGGGACCACAGGGGCTAAGGGTGCACTGAGGAGCAAACCAACTTCCTCCCAAAGCTCTCAGAAGGGAAATGATTCCCTCCCAGCACACTGGGCCTTTAGGTCCCTCCTGGAGGGATGTCAGCAGGTGGAATGCCCTCCCACTGTCTGAAACCTTGCCTGGCTGGTGCCCTCCCTGAGGCGCTGGGTggaacaagctctgcagctggtgatcagctccagctcctgtggGCTGACATAAATTAACCTCTAGGCCAGAGGGCACCTgaagctgagctgggcagcaaacctgcaggCACTTCAGGCTAGGTAGGATAAATCTGCCCCTAGTGCTCAAGAGCTGGGCGTTGGACATGCCACACTGTGTCCTCCCCTGGCTCCcgggaaggctccaggagccttctgcctctcctccccaagGCCGAGGCAGCGGAGCTGTGAGTGCCAACCGcacccactgcagctgcagctcactcTTGGCTgggctgatccctggggcacaagaGGGCATCCTGaaacagctgccttctgccagctgctggctgggccaagagcagcaggaagcagatcTCACCTGTAATCAGGCTGGAGACAATGAGAGGAAGAACCAACATCTGGAGCATCCTCATCAGCAGCTCCCCCGGGAAGGAGAAGTACTTGATCTGGCGGTAGCTCAGCTGGTAGGGGCGCAGGGAGAAGGCCAGGATGATCCCTGCAGGGCggcaaggcagggcagtgggAACGGGGCAGGGTGGTCCAGTGGcctgtcctgcagccctgcctcttgctctgctcccttcagcccctcctccccccacagCAGCAGATGCTCTCTCTCCAATGCTGTGATGCAGttctccctgcagctctctctcctctgccacattcccatgcacagcagcctggtgctaaaccactgtGTCCTTGgagctctcctgctgcccctctgtgGCCTCTTCCTAGGAAGCACAGAAATGCTGTGACCTGAGCTTTGATCTCCCAACCTAACCTAAGGGTGGCCGCAGGGGTCAGAGCCTTTGTGcactcccctggtgcagctgagctcagccagGGAGTCAGAGCCCTACGGCCTGGCTCAGAAGCCAGGGACAGGCTGGCTTTAGTGTGCACTGCaccacagccctctgcagcacttcctcatcctgctcctgccccgcTAAAGCTGTGGGTGCATCTCCAGAGCCCTTGCAGATGCCTTTGAACAGACCTGGACGACTTTCTACCCGGGCTGGTGCAGCTGCATCACCAAACTCCTCCTGCTGGAGactcttcctcagctgcagccagaaagAATCAACAAGGCCTCTGCCACAGAGCCCTCTGCAAGGTCTGCTCTTGcacacagaggtgctccagatgTGGAGTTTGACACTCTGAGCTCTCCTCAGTCTGAGACCTTGAGCTGGCAGCTCACTGAGCTTCACCTCCCCAGCCACACTGTGGTGAGAAATGAAACCTCTGCAGAAGACACAAACTTTGCCCCCAtgtgcagtggtgcccagagaacTGCTTGGGGTGCAAAGGGCctctgagagcatccagtcccagcagcaacccaacccctccatgggcaccaaaccatggccccagctgccatggccacagggctctgcagcacctccagccaggggcactccaccacctccctgggcagcctctgccaggccctgaccactctggcaccaaagacatttttcctcctctccaacctaaccctgccctggtgcatcCTGAGGAAGTTTCCTCTTGTCTGTCATTagctccctgggagaagagaccaacagcagcctcaccccaacctttcagggagccatagagagcaatgagctctgccctaataccctaatctccaacctaaccctcccctggcacagctccagctccttccctttcctgctgccaccctgagAGGCCCCTGGGTGCCTTCACTGTCtcagctggagaaggcttccttTGAGAAAAGCCATGAACAGACCTCCAGGAGgcacagagtgcccaggaggtgtCCTGGGAATGCCACTTCCCTATTCCCTCCCATGAATCCTGCATCTCCACCCATGTGGATGCAGAgctcttttctcccccttcttcctcTGCACACTCCTCTGCTTGGGGGGAGGATGGGTTCAGTCTCACCTGCAGCCTTCAAGGCCAAACTCATTGTTACTGTGCCACATTGGCCTGCTTGGACCTAATGCTAGGGACTAAGGGGAGGCAGTTTCACATGTggccagcttcaaaccagcctGGCAATGGGCAGGGGGAAGAAAGACCTCTGGGGGCTTATGGTGAACCCCAAGTGGGAGAAAAAGGATTCACAGAACCAGagttaaccaggctggaaaagagcttcaagctcattcagtccagccttcacctaacaccttctaattaactaacccctggccccatgtgcctcatccagtctcttgttaaacacctccagggatggggactccaccacccccccaggcagcccatcccaatgccaatcactctctctgtgaacaacttcctcacatcctcacattctgtgctccacaacctccctgagcaacctgtgccagtgcttcctcaccctcactgcaaagaacttcctaacgtccagtttcagtctcccctctgccaattcaaacccattcctcctcttcctctcattaccagaccttgacacagtccctccccagccctcctgcggcccccttcagatgctggaaggccactccaaggtctccttctcttctgcaggctgcagagccgcAGCTCTCATGGCAGAGCCGTCTGTGTGTGCTCACAGACTGTGCCACGCTGCAAATTCAGCTTCACTCCTTAGGCTCCAGCCTGGCGTCAGCCTGGCGACTGCAGcgggaggaggcagaagctccCCCGGCGGCGCAGCTGCCCGCCCGTACCTAGCAGGACGGCCACGATGGTGAGCAGGACGAAGGCGTTGCGGCGCAGGAAGGTCCTGGCGCTGGCGGCGGTGATGCTGTGCATCCTCTTCTTGGCTCGGGCCGCTCGCCTCTGCAGGGCCTGGCGCAgccgctgcagcctgccctcgcTGCCCAGGCGCTTGGCAGCCTCCTCGTTGAGGAAGAGGCTGTTGACGTGGCTCTGCTCGCCCATGCTCGGCGCGGCCGCTCGCTCCCCCGGGCACGGCTCAGCCTGCGCTGGGCAggggagaagcagagcagggcaagtgTCAGCAGCTCCCCCCAGCACCTGACTGGCACTTGGAGGgcattgtcacagaatcagagttaaccaggctggaaaagacctctggcatcattgagtccaacctagcacctaacccttctaattaacccctggcactgagtgcctcattcagcctccagggacggcgactccaccacctccctggcagcccatcccaatgccaatctctcttactgtgaagaacttcttcctaatgtccagcctagacctgccctggcacagcttgaggctgtgtccccttgttcctggccctggctgcctggcagcagagcccaaccccacctggctacagcctccctgcaggcagctgcagacagcaatgagctctgccctgagcctcctctgcgtAGCGTTGTAGCTCCTTGTCACAGCATCgcagaatgggctgggtgggaaaggacctccaaagggcatccagtccaagccccctgcagtcagggacatcctcctctcgatcaggttgcccaggtttgCCACCTGACTTTggctatctccagggatggggacccaaTCACCTCCTCTTGGGGGGTTCCACTCccaacctgttgtagtgttcCAGCAGTTTGTCCTGAGTCCCTGAGTGGCTTCCATGGAACCAGAgaagtgtttgggttggaaaagcccttcagggtCTTTgagtccaagcagcaacccaacagacacccaggatcacagaatgcacctggctggaaaagctctccaagatcGAGTCCATCAGCCCAGCAGAACCACACAGCATCGCAGAACACAtctggctggcagagccctccaagctcgacccagcactgcagggtcaacaccaaaccatgtccccaggcaccagctccacaggctgctgggacagcctgccccagctggtgctgctgcctgttgtggcagggcctgtcccccagcagctgtcagcacactgctgccaggccTGGCTCAGGATGGGCTGtgcacaggagctgcttttATTGCCAGCTGACACAAATTCATCCCTGCCCAAACGCTGAGAGCAAGATCAAAGCAGcgagagaagcacagaagcagttctgtgctgtgccctgctggctgccaggccTGGGGCAGCCACTCTGCTGCCGACTCCTGCTCCTCCCACACTCCtcagagcaacagcagcaggaggctgctcaggcacacagctgctctctgtgccatGAGCCACCGGCAGcccaacagctcctgctgctgcacactgcctgtcctgctgctgtgcactgcctgtactgctgctgcacactgcctgtcctgctgctgtgcactgcctgtcctgctgcagcacactgccagtactgctgctgcacactgcctgtcctgctgcagcacactaccagtactgctgctgcactgcctgtcctgctgcagcacactgccagtactgctgctgcactgcctgtcctgctgctgcgcACTGCCAGTactgctgctgtgcactgcctgtcctgctgctgtgcactgccagtcctgctgcagcacactgccagtactgctgctgcacactgcctgtcctgctgcagcacactgccagtactgctgctgcactgcctgtcctgctgctgtgcactgcctgtcctgctcctgtgcactgcctgtcctgctgtggtgcactgcctcctttcctcctttacactgcctctcctcctccttcgcACTGCCAATCCTCCTCCTTCGTactgcctctcctcctccttcacactgcctctcctcctcctttgcaCTGCCAATCCTCCTCCTTCAcactgcctctcctcctcctttgcactgcctctcctcctccttcacactgcctctcctcctcctttgcaCTGCCTATCCTCCTCCTTCAcactgcctctcctcctcctttgcaCTGCCTATCCTCCTCCTTCAcactgcctctcctcctcctttgcctGGCATACGAGGCAGGAATtgccttgtgctgtgttccTGCTGCTCATCAAGTTGGGTCTCCTGAAGTCCACAGGAGGTTGAGGAAGTCTGCATTCAGCTCCCCTCCCATGTCCCAGAAGAGAtctgtgttgtttgttttgtagcTGCCAAGacacagggctgcagagagcaaagcttCAGCTGCCAGGACCTTCCTGCAGCTCACATCCTCCTCTCACCAGTTACTGGCACCATTggccctgcagggaggaggacaCCTCTCAGATCTTGTGCTTTGCTGTCACAGGCTCACTGAATGATCCCTTCTGTGATCcaccttttcctcctctgtctGCAGGACCTCCTGAGACCCAGAGCCTACAgccctggaggtgaggagagtctctgcctgcagcagcagtggctggaggCACAGGAGGGCAGACCTGACTCTTGCTTGAGAGGTACCCACAAGGACCATGGAGGCCAACTGCACACTCAGCTCAGGGCTGAGCAAGCTGAAGTCCGTCTTAAGGGCATGGTCCAAATGCCTTTTAAACCCTGGCAGGCTTGAGGCATGGATCACCTCTTGAAGAAGCCTGTCCCAGGCTCTGATCACCCTCAGTAAAGGAATTCCTCCttgtgtccagtctaaacctcccctggcacagctctgaacCATTCCCAGGGTCCTACCACTAGAGCCCaaggagaagaaaccagcacctccctctccacttcccctccccagaaagaagagggcaatgaggtcaccccttagcctcctctgccccacacgAGGCAAACAAGGAGTGCTGAGTGGCTCTggcactgctcccagccctgttgTCAGCTtcgctgccctcctctgggtgcAGTTGAGAACCTTCACATCCTTCTGGAACGGTTGGGCCCAGCACAGTGCTCCAAGTGGGGCCACACCGAGTCCAGTGGACAACCTCTCTTGACCAGCTGCTTGTGCTGTgtttgatgcaccccaggatgtgaCTGTTGccagggcacagtgctggctcctttGGAGCCTgatgccacccagcaccccaggTCCCGTTCTGCTCTCTGGccactcctctcccagttcagacTTGTGCCTGGTACTACtcttcccaggcacagcacccagcacttggcctggttccatttcacagaatcacagaaatcaatcaggttggaaaagacctttaaggtcatcaagtccagctggtTCCATTGCACCCCACCAGTCCTGCCCCATCCTGTCCAGACCTCCCTGCGAGGTCTCCTGTCTCCCAGGCGAGTCCACAGCACTTCCCCcagggcactgtcagcaaggctgctgctgaggcaatcagctgcacccagagcagggaaTGAGCCACAGGCAGCCCTGGCCACAGGCTAAGGAACACCACAGGTGAGTGGTCACCagccaggtgtggcctcatccaCTGCAGCCTttggagctctgccatccagctgGGGCTTCACCCAGCTCACCATGAACCCACTGCCCCAGGAGGATGCTATGAGGGAGACTATCAGAAGCCTTCCTACAACCCACAAGAactccatccaccacctccccttcgTCCCCTGGGCTGGAGACCTTCCCTCTGAATTGGCCAGAGAGGACTTTCCCGTGCTGAACCCACGGAGGCTGTGCCTGAGGACTGCACTGTTCCAGCAGCAGCCGGCAGAGCCCCTGcccaggctcacagctctgcagctccccacagcccttAGGGccggagcagctctgggcagctgcagacCCTAGTCCAGGCCAGCACTTCTGAAAGCAGAGCCACCAACGAGAGTTTTAaacccttctcctcctcactcccagccctctgGGAGCAGTGCCCCACAAACCACCCAGCACGCCCTGGCCAGTGCCGCGCAAGGCTCCCATCCCCATGCCCCAGGGCATCAGGGACTGCTGGCTCTGAAGTCACTCACCCCAGGCTGCCAGCCCCGGTGAGccgagcagggctgtgctgaagcagcagcttgggAACTCAGACTCCCTCTCCTCCAaaccctgcccagctcagagccagcccAAACcgctgcagcagcacccacagggcAGGTGGAGCAGAACCCCCACCCCGAAGGACTCACCTGCTCTGTTCTCCAGGGGCCTCCCAACCACAGGCTCTGGAAGACGCTGGGCTTGGGGGTTTGGGTGCACAGAACCCAACATTTCTCTGCTGCTATGGGGAGGCTCAGGGTCAGTCCTTGGCTCCCCTGTCCCACCAcatgcccagcagcctgctcgcAGCGCCGCTGCCTGCCCAGAAGGAACTCGCTGCTCTGACGTCCACACCCTGCTGCTGActgctcccttctccctccgCACGTTTTGCAATCCAGCAGCCCCCTCCACGCATTCCCCTGCGCTGCTGCCCTGACGTTGTGCAAATGTTCTCTGTTGCATCAGCTGGAggctcccaggctgctgcaggagggcaccgGAGCCTTGCCGAGGaatgggctggggctgccctctGGCGAGGGTGAAGGTGGCtttgctgtcctgctgctgctgctgctccaggctccactCTGCCCGAGGCACCGAGGGGGCATTTCTGGAGGCCCCTTGGGGCTGGaccagaaagcagaggagatttTGTAAGAAAGTTCAGCGTTGCAAAACCGAAGCCCAGttcctggcagggaggttgcagagaaACAGTGGAATTTTGGGCTGGTTTAGGGACATCAGCCAGAAGATGGTGAAAGTGAGAAATGGGGAAGGAAGCTCTCGGCACTGCCTTGGCTTTGcaccctgctctgtgcagatTTTTGGGTGGTTGTCTCCTTGTCTACCCAGGGAGAAGATTTCCAGCACgggggaggagggcaggagtGCCTAAGGACCTCCGAAGAGCCAGGACACAGGAAATCTGACCCAGCTcctactgctgctggagagtcccctcctgcttcagcctctggtTGGGCTCTGCCAAAGCTGCCAGCGTCAGAAAAGCTcgaagcagcagctggcagcagctgccctcggGCATGGCTGAAAGGCAGAAGGTAACAAACCCCTGGCTGAAGGGCAAGAGGAGCCAGCCAAGGGTGGTCCTCTACTGCAGGGCCAGGGGCagaggaaggtgccaggctctttacagcgatgcccagggacaggacaaggggaaagggggacaaactggaacccaggaggttccttctgaacaggagaaactcctttggtgtgagggtgctggaggcctggagcaggctgcccagagaggttgtggagtctgctctgcagagcttccaacctcccctggacattgtgctcctgggcagactgctgtgggtgccctgctggggcagggaggttgggctggatgatctctggggggaatctttccaaccccaccacactgggattctgggattcaaATGAGTCTAAGAGGAAACAGCCACTGGAGATAGGAGCTCAGTGTCAATgctttcagcctcctttcagtgtGGATCTGTGTGGAAGGCTTCTGAAGCAAAGGCTCTGTGAtgggaggagagagcagagccccTGCTGATCACTTGTGGCCACaggcaaagccaggctgagtAGAATCTGATGGCTCTTGGTGCCAGCAAAGAGAGTTCTGTGGTGAGGGccgagcagaggctgtgcagggTGCTGAGCACTCTGCTCGcaggtgagctggaagggacctgctcTGAGCtaagggaaaagcagcagccagggccacAAGAACCCTTCCAGTACACTCCAGTGAGCCAGAAACATGATGGAGAGACCACTGAGAGCTCAGGCTGACAGGAAAACTCTGCTCAGGGTTATTCTGGAAGAAATCAGGGGGCAGAAAAGGCAAAGATGAGGGAACAGAAAGGGCAAAGATGCAGTGGTGGAGATCAGGGAGCAGAAAGGGCAAAGATGCTGTGGTGGAGATCAGGGAGCAGAAAGGGCAAAGATGCTGTGGTGGAGATCAGGGAGCAGAAAGGGCAAAGATGCTGTGGTGGAGACTAGGGAGCAGAAAGGGCAAAGATGCTGTGCTGGAGATCAGGGAGCAGAAAGGGCAAAGATGCTGTGGTGGAGATCAGGGAGCagaaagggcaaagaagctgtgctggagatCAGGGAGCAGAAAGGGCAAAGATGCTGTGGTGACCTGCAAGCACAGATCCATCtctgggagtctgagctgcaCCCCCAGGCCTGCCCTGCTGGACTTACTCCAGCAGCATGTGGCTAGGTCCTTGCTGGTCAGAGCCTGGGCAGCCCCTCTGGAAGCAAGGagccctctctgctccctgccaagGCTTCCTTGGAGGCCAGGAGTGTGGACTGGCCCCTGGAGGTTAGAGTTGGCATTTCAGACAAAACCCACTCGTGTAAAGCTGGCACCGTGGCCAtgctcctctgctcagcccttggctcagcagcagcaggaagccctCAGTGTTTCTTGGGATTTGCCCCAGAAGTCACAGAAGTGTTTGGCTTGGAGAAgctctctgagctcatccaggccaaccccaacccagcccctcc
It contains:
- the SLC1A6 gene encoding excitatory amino acid transporter 4; translation: MGEQSHVNSLFLNEEAAKRLGSEGRLQRLRQALQRRAARAKKRMHSITAASARTFLRRNAFVLLTIVAVLLGIILAFSLRPYQLSYRQIKYFSFPGELLMRMLQMLVLPLIVSSLITGMASLDGRASGKMGMRAVIYYTVTTIIAVFIGILMVIIIHPGKGSKDKLHREGRIEQVQTTDAFMDLVRNMFPPNLVEACFKQYKTQYSTRLFSRTVLRSGNATAAGTSTPSPDNATGVLENITQALETLSEVLTFEEVIPVPGSASGVNALGLVVFSMCFGLVIGSMKQKGRPLREFFNCLNEAIMRLVAIIIWYAPLGIMFLIAGKILEMDDLAVMGGQLGMYTLTVIVGLLIHALCVLPLLYFIVTHRNPWAFIAGLLQALITALGTSSSSATLPITFRCLEENNGVDRRITRFVLPVGATINMDGTALYEALAAIFIAQVNNYELDFGQIITISITATAASIGAAGIPQAGLVTMVIVLTSVGLPTEDITLIIAVDWFLDRLRTTTNVLGDSLGAGIVEHLSRRELDAQDCELDCLSNFSRKH